The Primulina eburnea isolate SZY01 chromosome 12, ASM2296580v1, whole genome shotgun sequence genome includes the window GAGGAACATCAAGAAGAAAGTAAGGCAAAAGCCTCATTCTTCAATTGGTGGAATTTTGCCTTGTGTTTAAGTGTTCTGTCATCTCTCTTGGTTCTGAACTACATTCAAGAGAATATGAGCTGGGAACTTGGCTTCGGGATTCCATCAATTATCATGTGTTTTGCGTTATTCTTTTTCTTGTTGGGAACTGTGAACTATCGATACCATATAAGCCATATAAGCAGTGATGAAAGTAACCCATTTGCAAGAATTACACGCGTCTTTGTCAAAGCTGCTATAAACTGGCTAGCCACCCTTTCGGGCACGTCAACTGATTATGAAGCTCAACTAATTCTGCATCATGAAGATTCTCAATTCAGGCACGTTCATCAAGTCGTGGTTAAAAACTTTGCCTACCCAACCAAAAAAAATGAATGAAAAAACAAACTGGTAACATTTTAGTTACTTGCTTCACGTGTTTAGTCTGGAGTATGATTTTGTTCGATATATTACTTTCTGGTTGCAAGGTTTCTTGACGAAGCATTGATCATACCCGAGGGTTCAAAAAACAACACAAAAGCTTGTAGCATCGCTGACATTGAAGAGGCAAAGGCAATTCTCAGGCTTGTTCCATTATGGTTTTCCTGTTTGGGATATGCAATAGTATACACACAGCCTTCAACACTGTTCACAAAGCAAGGCGCCACAATGGATCGTTACATCACTTCCAGCTTTCAGATACCAGCTGCTTCACTTCAATCTCTTATTGCCTTTTCCATTTTTGCCTTTATCCCAATCTATGACCTCATTTTGGTTCCCATTACCAGAGCTATAACCAAGAAGCCAGCAGGTATATCAATGCTTCAACGAATTGGTATTGGGATACTTTTATCATTAATTGCCATTGTAATAGCTGCATTTGTTGAGAGGAAGCGTCTTGCAACTGCTATGGAACATGGGCTTGCTGACTTGCCAAAGGCGACAGTACCAATGAGTATATGGTGGCTGGCTCCTCAATATGTGGTTTTTGGAATAGCTGATGCCTTCACCTATGTTGGCCTTCAAGAATTCTTCTATGATCAGGTTTCTACTGATCTGAAAAGTGTTGGTATTGCTCTGTGCCTTGGTTTGATTGGCATTGGGAACTTCCTAAGTGGTTTTCTCGTATCTGCAATCGAGAAGATCACGAGTGAACATGGTGAGGATGGTTGGTTTTCAGATAACTTGAATCGAGCTCATCTTGATTATTTCTACTTGGTGCTGGCGGGGATCAGTGCATTTGCATTTTCTACATATGTTTACTTCGCCAGGTCTTATGTTTATCATAGAAGAATCACCGCCTGAGAACTCACGGAGTGTAGCAGTGCTTCACGTTCATGTATTCTACTTCTTGTGCAATTAATCTGGTCTACTGTTCGTGTAATATCATGATATAGTAGTGGTGTTGGTAGTTTTACACTCCCTAATAATATGATCAGTTTGTTTAACTTAACTTTATTTTAaacatattatatgttttttgtgCTTATGTTCAACGAACTTAACGAGGATAACAAAACCTGTTAAAATACGTACACGTTCTGATTCCAACCTCCAGTTCCAAAGCCCATTTCAAGATGAAAAATTAAAGCTGGCCGCCTCAAaatacgtagtctaagttagGTCGGGGATAATAAATTGGAACAGGTGTTGTTCCATAGATTTGCATGCATGCTTCCTTTCTCCACGTGTGCATGCAAACGTGAGACAAATCAAAACGCACATGACATAATGCAAGTCCTCCATTTTCAGTTTCACGTTTATTATTCGCCACCAGGCGCAGTGGGCTGTAAAACTAGCTACCACTTCTTTGACTGAATCTTCCAAGAATGTCGATCTCTTCGAATGCTATCGTTTCCAATAGTTTCCAAAATGTGTGTGTCGAACGGATGGTGGATTTTGAAGGACAGCCAGCAATAAGATATCAAACGGGCTACTGGCGATCTGCGCGTTACATCATAGGTAAGAATATTTTACTGCCTTTAATTTAAGATCGAATTAATTTACGTCAGTTGTTTGAATTGTACTTACGTGTGACTGTAATTTGAATGGCAGGGGTTGCGGTGACTGAGAGATTTGCGTTCTATGGAGTGAGTACGAATTTGATAAGCTATCTTACGGGGCCGCTGGGGCAGTCTACTGCGACCGCTGCAGCCAGCGTAAATATATGGACAGGCACTGGATTAATGCTGCCGCTTTTGGGTGCTTTTGTGGCCGATTCATTCTTGGGCCGATACTGTACCATTATGCTGTCCTCTCTGCTTTATATCTTGGTCCGTTACTAGTTTCACATTCGACATTGTTAGGAACAAGCTTATTTAACTTATACAAACTTGAGTGTGAAAACCAATGTTTACATATATACCGCCAAGGAAGGTGGTGAAATTTGTTAAGCAAAATAAAGcaagaaacaaaacaaaacacaaaGGAGGGACTAGACAAAGAACACGAGAACGAATGTAACGTGATCTTTAATCAATCAAGTCTAATAAGCACGAATATGCTTATCAGAAATGCTAGGTGTTGAATCTGTGGTGTTAAAGAACTCAATGCCCGTTATAGTTACTGAACTGGGTTTAGTGCTTAGTTCTAGCGTTTTGGATGTTGAGATAACTCAATATCTGATCAACAAGGTGATAATTCCAAAAATATCTGACCGTCTATGCACgttgatttgagtattaatTACTGTTTTTGGCTATCTGCTGCATTTTTCTCATAACTCTTGGAGAAGTTAAGTATTAAAATTGTTATTAAGCAACCATAGCTTGAGGGGTCCACGGGTTTTTACCAGACCTGTTGATCTATGAAACTGAATTAGACATTGCACTTTCTTCATAATCTACTTCAGCACTAGATGTAGGAGACACAGCAGTCTCATgcaaattatactttttctaagCCTTTGaatctcaataaaataaaatgcttGTTTGTTTTGTATTGATTACTATACATATAGGCACTTTGCATGTTGACTGTTTCGGCTTTGCTTGATTGGCAAGGCATTTCCATGGATAAGTCACAGTCCCCAGATAAGCTTCAAGTTTTGTTCTTCTTCATATCCCTTTATTTAATGGCCCTCGGACAAGCTGCCCACAAACCTTGCATTCTAGCATTTGGAGCAGATCAGTTTGATGAGCAAGATCCCACAGAATTAAAAGAGAGAGGCTCATTTTTCAATTGGTTGTATTTTGGCGCGTGCGCAGGGCCTTTAATGGCCTTAGTAGTATTGAATTACTTACAAGATAACGTGAGTTGGGGTCTTGGATTTGGGATCCCTTGCATTTCTATGGTAATTTCTCTGGTAATATTTGTGTCTGGAAAGAAGTCTTACCGGTATAACATCAAAAGTGAGGAGAAATGTTCCCTTTTGAGGGTTTCTCAAGTCTTCAATAAATCAACAATGAATAGAAGTGTTTCACATTCCACAAGTGGTTTCAACGAAGAAGGGGAAAACATGGAGCCTCAGCTAGGTTCTCAGCAAATCAGGTAGGGTTTCAGAGTGGTTCTGTGCACATTACGCCAGTGGTCGAATGGGGCACCTATTTTCTAGTTTTGCTTCTGTACAATATTTCTAGATTCACGATTGCATGGTACAAATTCAAGTTTCATATGAATTTTGGCAGGCAAAACAGATCTCTTAACGAAGCTTTGCTTGCCTCGGATGACTCTGTCGAAGACAAGGATATTGGCAGCATCAAGGAAGTTGAAGAGGTGAAATCCTTTACTAATTTAATCCCATTATGGGCTACATCTTTGCCACTCGCCACAGTCTTAGCTCAaccctccacacttttcacCAAACAAGGCATTACGATGGAAAGAtcaattaattcaaaatttgacATACCCGCTGCTTCACTTCAATATGTAATCGGTCTCTCAATCATCCTCTTAATCCCATTGTACGACCGTATCTTTGTTCCCATATCCAGAACAATAACCGGAATTCCCTCCGGGATAACAAAGCTTCAAAGAATAGGGACGGGGATGTTCTTATGCACCATCTGCATGATCACAGCAGCACTGGTCGAGAGAAAGAGACTTAATGCTGTGTTAGAACAAGGACTAGCCGATTTAGCAAAAGCTAAGGTTCCCATGAGTTTCTTGTGGCTAATCCCACAGTATATTTTATTCGGGATCACCGAAATATTCACGTTGATTGGATTGCAAGAGCTCTACTACGATCAGATGCCTTGCGGTTTGAAAATTTTAGGCCTCTCTTTATATCTTAGTATTTGTGGGATGGGAAACTTTATAAGCAGTTTCCTTATATGCATCATCGAGAGAGTTACTAGTGATTCTGGTGGTGAAGGAGGTTGGTTTTCGGACAACACAAACAGTGCACATTTAGATTACTTTTATTGGTTACTTGCTGCAGTTAATGTGCTAGGTTTCATAGGTTTCGTTCTGTTCGCTAAATCTTATAACTGTACCAGCAATCGTGGGAATATTCTCGTTTAGGAAGCATGATGGCAGGTAGTACCATGTCTTAGTTTCATTTAGTGACATGAATATCACTGTATATGTATCCAGtcttttctttccttttctttCGTTATTTTGAGGTTTTTGTGACTGAAACTTGGGTGGGAATCATGGTGAACAGATGACAATTCGATGAAGTTATTTGATGTCTTTTACCTTGTGCCATGGCTCTGTACTTGATATTATTAGTATTTAAGTCCGAGTTTGTTTCGATTTTTGATCATGATGTTACTAACGTTGATAATTGAAAGAGCCACTGATATTTCCACAACTATTTACAGTTGTaattgtcagcaagtaaaattTAGGAAACATCCCATCTCATGTCAGACAGTGAATTGAATGATTGAGAAACCAAAACACGAGGAATCGGTGTGATATATCATTTGGAAAAGTTCAGGATTCAAACCGGAAGAGGTCAGATTGGGAGAGTTCAGGCCCCTAGTCCTATACACTCTCCCCATTGTAGAAGTGGTCAGATCATGACTCAAACCAGAGTGCAAGAAAACACTCCAGAATGtcctaataattttttttttaaaaaaaaaaagcaagagGAATCGGGACATTCCTCTTTTCTAGCTTCCTTCATTGGTCGGCCGGGGTGGAAGTAATGTTACAAGAAAAACTACAACATATAAAACAAAGGATGCAACTACCGATGGAGAGCAGAGAATCGAGAATACATATTTTTCATCTTGTTCTTGGACTAAGTTTGCCGCTGGCTGGTTCatcaaataatttaatataagaTATGGTTGGTACTAGTCATTATCTAACACATTGGCGATGGAATAGGGGTGTGTTGATAAGTTGTTTTTGCCAAATAAAGAAAGTAATCGGGTGGGGAACGTGACACCTATGTCTCTCTTCGACTCTTCCTTTGAGAtgagaaaaatataattaataataataattattatagaCGTGGGTTTTGCTAGGTTTGGGGACATTAATAATCCTGCCTTAACCGGAAACGTGGACCACTAGACCGAGTTGGTCATCCTTATCAAATTGGTGAAGAAAAAACTATTGGACACATATTTATATGTAAAATACTTGTAAGAACCATAAATTCCATTGTTTATTCACACAATTCATCggattataaattttttaatgtcAAATCAGATTTGTTGGGCTTATATTTGTCGGGGGAGATTGGATAAGTGTGAATATGTTGTTTTCATATATAGTAATCGTAATTGTGATGTATTTGAAATAAACGAATCTCATACTCATCGAAGATTTAGGGTCCAATTCTAGCGAGTGTCACTAGTCCAAACGCAAGTTTCAAAATTGTCTCAAGCATGAAATCACGAATAAGACCATTAGAAGGGGCAAGGAGGGTGTCCTGATGTAGTCTCTCTGACGCTCGAGTTAGATTGAGGATATAAGTAGAGAGCAGCTAAGGATATTGCTGAAAAACAATATAATGAATGAATTTactgaacactcaaacctggtatttgtAAGATAATATATAGGTCTTTGATGAGTTtgtcttccatttgggttaGGCCATCCATTAGGTATCAGAATCGTTTAGAGTATATTTCGTATTTATTTTTCGAACCTGTTTTAATTCAAACTTAACTTTTATTTGCATCATAAGAATACAGATTAAATCCACGACTTGTGAAACTAGTCTATATAATAGCGTAATAGATATAGTAACTTGAAATTTTTTGATTATAGTATCCATCAATGCATTCATTAGTTTGTTGTTGATTGTTTATTTATATGTCATTTCCTTTTACCAAACAGCCACGCAACAAATTTGTCTCGAGTATTTtactcaaaaatatattttcctgGTCTCTAACATGGAAAATGTTACCTAAATATAACCAACTGTCAAAATTTCATGACGATCCAACGGTTGAAATGTGAGCAATCGCAATTCTCGTCTAGTTGCTTTTGAAAATTCCGAAAATCCGGAAAATCCTTTCTTTTTTTTGCCTCTtctctcttctttttcttttcaaatcagAGAAACGTAATTCGATCTCCAATAACTATAGACTGTATTAACAGTCTCTCAAAACATCAAAAAATTTATAGAGCGGCTATACAATAATAACatagagaaaaagaaaataaggTTTCTTATTATACTGTAAAAACAATATAAAGAgcttataaattttaaatagagaaaaaagaaaataaggTTTCTTATTATACTGTAAAAACAATATAAAGAgcttatataattaaaatttataatgaaAAGTAAATAgactaaaatataatataaataatatatcattattttttaGACACctaatatttcttttttttcctATGGATAAGGATCCTATACATAATTAATAATCAGTCGCCCATTCTGTAACGTTCTTAATAAGCTACATgtcaataaaataattttctcccCCAAAGTCCAATTTAAGCCTTACCTAACCTGATCAATATATACATATGACCCatatattttttgataaatAATCTTATAAATAACATGACACGGTTCTTATGAGATCGTCTTTCGGGTTTAAATTAatgcgatatatatatatatatatatatatatatatatatatatatatatatatatatatatatatatatatatgttacacTCAAATTAATTATGATAATTTCTTTCGGTTCAGTTCCTCGTCCCTATCAGTTGTCAATTTACGAAATTAAGTGTGGATATAACGTGGATTTCATAATTTAAAATGCAAATAGATAAATAAGATATCCGATATCAATATTATTGATGTTTGAATtattaaacatatatttttgGGACAATTGGGCAGGCGCAGTTGCTTTTATACCGCAAATTCTGCCACCTGCATTGTCCCCTGATTTTGGTTGATATTCCGAGCGACAATGTTCATGCATTACCCCACCATTAATATTCTCTACtgatttatataatttaaattttcaaccttatgttataattttaatttaaattttcaacCTTGTATTATAATTTTTGCTTTCGATTATATTTCTAacattagaatattgatattatttctatATGAATCGTGCAATTTCAATGCTAATCAAATATGGCCATTTAGTAGTCGATAAATTAGCTAAAAAAAAACACACTACAAAATTTTACATTTATGATttctataaataaaaatttataataaagcCATTTTACTTAATTCTCATAACAAAAGGTAGATTATgacaaaatttaaaacaaaacagtttttttttttttttttgtaattgcATTTTTCTATTTCATACACGAAAATGGAgtctttttttatataaaataataataataataatatgaagTTAAAGATATGATGAATAATGGAGTAAATGAAAGTTGTGAGACTTTCTAATTTATTAGCACAATATTATTATGTAGGTTACAACATTATATACATAatcgaaaataattttaatttatttttatttgagtttaattttttatgtcaGCACTCGTATTTATGCTATTAAATAAGTTATCAATATGTTTTTTACGAGTAGATCtcgtgtgagatggtctcacgaatctttatctgtgagacggtcaaccttaccgatattcacaataaaaagtaatactcttaacagaaaaagtaatatttttttatggatgacccaaataaaatatcagtctcacaaaatacgacccgtgaaatcgtctcacacaaatttttgtcgtTTTTGACCAAAAATCGTATCGCTCATCACAAATACATTTTAATCTTCTATACAGATATGAATAATTAATATTATCTGGTCTTGATATTGACAACCGGTTTAGaaaaaaattactaaaattTCCGCTCCATGAATTTTTtagataaaaaattatatgaaataaaaattaatcaaaaaTTTCTTTACACAAAAGTAATTCCAAATAAATCTTTTtaaattgtaataaaaaaatttacatgaACATGAATTGTGAGATTTAAATTCATCAAATAACCTCTACCTTtccattaattattattaacatTGGGATTTATTGTTTTCCTCCAATTACTTCATGTTGTCCCATATATTTATGGTCTCCTTTATTTAATAACTACAaagcttttattttttaaaaaatattactttggcGGGAAGGAAAGACAGGGGATTGACTCGATTTCATGAGACGTACATATAATTTGATTcaactcataaaaaaatattatttttcatgataTTTATAAAATAGATCGATTGATTTAATGAATATAGATTtgtaaaattattttacgaCAATAATAATCTGAATTACTTTGACTTAGAAATGACAGGGGATGGTGGGTCTACCCACACAATGAAACCCGTTGCCTATACATACATCCTATGCAAATATATCTTTTgtgttaaaaattatatatatacatatatttatttattttatataagaaAATACTACAATAAATTATTGAAAATTACTTTTGTCAATGTTTGAATTAGGATTCAGTATAGAACCACAATTTTTTAAGAAATAGTATCTGAGAATGATATAATTGTAGTTTTAATTATCTATAAacccaaatttacatttttgtctttttattatttaaataaatatattattttatccacAAAATTTTTAGACAAaatcttgtgtgagacggtctcacaggtcgtatttgtgagacggatctcttatttgggtcacccatgaaaagtattactttttatgctaagaatatcattttttattgtgaatatggttagagttgacccgtctcacagattatgatccgtgagacggtctcacatgagatccactcaaatttatatatgttttctccatttaaaatataattttaaaaaaaaatattgtttctcaattatcATGTAATAAGagtaaatacttattttgacatacaaaatacTTATTATGGAGtttcaaatacttgatttcgttaTTTCAATACTCgaaatatgtaaaaaaaaaataccatattttcaagTAATCATCACAAATTAAGTCATAATTATTCTTTTCATGAAAAAAACATTAAGATCActtatttatatttatgaaaCTACAATTGTGCTATTGTCAGGTATTAACTCttaaaaaattattgatatatatatatatattgaatccTAATTCAATAATTGAATTACGAATTTTTCACAAATTTATCCAAAACACAATTTAATTTATGTTGtcgaattatttttattttgtttaaaaagaaaatgtacGAGCCGGCGTTACAACTTACAAGGACGATGATGACAAAGAAACATGGTGTGCAATAataactattattattattattattattattattattattattaatcaaGATGTTTATCATTTGACAGTGTGTCATAAaaacctaattaattacaaattaatgaattattaattatttacatTACACCAAAAAGAATGTCTCCATTTACTTgtctttatatttttatttttacatgaaaaattaatttcatgtaaaaaaaatctatatatatatatatatattacttgtctttatatttttatttttacatgaAAAATTAATTTCATGTAAAAAAAATCTAACAGAGTT containing:
- the LOC140807879 gene encoding uncharacterized protein, which codes for MNRRVGLTHSFYRDRGSMDAGNDIPGSQTPLLNDIVIGCVDFKRRPSVRSKSGCWKSASFIIGVEMAERFAYYGISSNLVTYLTGPFGQSTATAVANVNAWSGTASLSPLIGAFIADSFLGRYRTIIIASVLYILGLGFLCLSAALNSVNSSESKNDVDTLSYSPLPPYLQIFFFFSLYLVALAQGGHKPSLQALGADQFDEEHQEESKAKASFFNWWNFALCLSVLSSLLVLNYIQENMSWELGFGIPSIIMCFALFFFLLGTVNYRYHISHISSDESNPFARITRVFVKAAINWLATLSGTSTDYEAQLILHHEDSQFRFLDEALIIPEGSKNNTKACSIADIEEAKAILRLVPLWFSCLGYAIVYTQPSTLFTKQGATMDRYITSSFQIPAASLQSLIAFSIFAFIPIYDLILVPITRAITKKPAGISMLQRIGIGILLSLIAIVIAAFVERKRLATAMEHGLADLPKATVPMSIWWLAPQYVVFGIADAFTYVGLQEFFYDQVSTDLKSVGIALCLGLIGIGNFLSGFLVSAIEKITSEHGEDGWFSDNLNRAHLDYFYLVLAGISAFAFSTYVYFARSYVYHRRITANLPRMSISSNAIVSNSFQNVCVERMVDFEGQPAIRYQTGYWRSARYIIGVAVTERFAFYGVSTNLISYLTGPLGQSTATAAASVNIWTGTGLMLPLLGAFVADSFLGRYCTIMLSSLLYILALCMLTVSALLDWQGISMDKSQSPDKLQVLFFFISLYLMALGQAAHKPCILAFGADQFDEQDPTELKERGSFFNWLYFGACAGPLMALVVLNYLQDNVSWGLGFGIPCISMVISLVIFVSGKKSYRYNIKSEEKCSLLRVSQVFNKSTMNRSVSHSTSGFNEEGENMEPQLGSQQIRQNRSLNEALLASDDSVEDKDIGSIKEVEEVKSFTNLIPLWATSLPLATVLAQPSTLFTKQGITMERSINSKFDIPAASLQYVIGLSIILLIPLYDRIFVPISRTITGIPSGITKLQRIGTGMFLCTICMITAALVERKRLNAVLEQGLADLAKAKVPMSFLWLIPQYILFGITEIFTLIGLQELYYDQMPCGLKILGLSLYLSICGMGNFISSFLICIIERVTSDSGGEGGWFSDNTNSAHLDYFYWLLAAVNVLGFIGFVLFAKSYNCTSNRGNILV